Below is a genomic region from Pseudomonas sp. JQ170C.
TTTTTTCTTGAAGACCGGCCAGTTGCCGTGCATTGATGACCGGGCCAATCACCGTGCCGGGCAGGCTCGGGTCGCCACATGGCAGGGCCTTGACCCGCTCGACGAAGCGTTCGGTGAAGGCCGCCAGCAGCGGTTGCTCGACGATGATGCGGTTGACCGCCATGCAGATCTGGCCCTGGTGCAGGAACTTGCCGACCACGGCGGCATTCACCGCCTGCTCCAGGTCGGCATCGGCCAGCACCACGAACGGGCTGTTGCCGCCCAGCTCCAGGGCCAGGTGCTTGAGGTGTTCGCCGCCGCTGGCGATGCGGCCGATGGTGCGACCCACCTGGGTCGAGCCGGTGAAGGAAATGAACGCCGGCACCGGGTGCTCGACAAAGGCGTCACCGATCTCGGCTCCGGCGCCGACCACCACGCTCAGGGCACCCGCCGGCAGGCCGGCTTCTTCAAAAATGCGCGCCAGCAGCAGGCCGCCGCTGACCGGCGTGTCGCTGGCGGGCTTGACCACCACGGTATTGCCCAGGGCCAGGGCAGGGGCCAGGGAGCGGGCGGTCAGGTGCAGGGGGAAATTCCATGGGCTGATCACCCCGATCACGCCCAGGGGCTTGCGGTACACGCGGCTTTCCTTGCCGGGGATGTTCGAGGCGAGGATACGCCCGTGGACGCGACTGGGCAGGCTGGCCGACTCGAGGATGATCGCGCGGGCGGCGCCCCATTCGATTTGGGCCTTGATCCGCGTGCTGCCCGATTCGCGGATGATCCAGTCGATGATCTCTTCGCGGCGTTCATCAAAAATACGCGCCGCTGCCAGCATCACCTGGCTGCGGACGGCCGGGGCTTGTGCGGCCCATTCGGCCTGTACCTGCCGGGCGCCCCGGTAGGCGGCGTCGAGGTCGTCGCGGGTGGCCAGGGGAATGTGCAGCAGGGCCTGCTGGTTGAAAGGGTCGGTCACCGTCAGCGAGCGCTCGGCACTGCCGGCGCGCCACTGGCCGGCCAATGGCTGCAGATGAAGGTTCTGGTAGGCAGGGCGGGTAGGTGTCATCGGCTTCTCTCTTTTGTTGTGACATTGCGATGAACAGCCCTTAACAACTATCGTGCCATTTCGGTTTTATGGATAAAAAGTCCGTAAAAACAATAGCTTGGATGTATGTGTGGGGTTTTTAAGCCATGGCAGTCGCCGCCTGGGTGCGAAAATTTATGCAGAGAATCCGGCGTTTGCAGAAAGCTCGGCAGCGCGGCGGGGTCGGGAAGAATCCGTGCGGTTATCGGACGTTTTCCGCTGTTGCCTGCGCGCCGCGACTGCCTGCCGATTGACCCCGCCGGGGCGGGGGGCATACTGGAGGCCTTACCTTCTGCCTTGCACTTATTGCCTATGACTCCTACAACACCTGGCAAATCGGGTCGGCCCGTGGACGAAGCGTTTTTCAAGCAGCTGCTGGGCCGGCACAAGCGCGTGATCGTCGATCGCACCAATCAATTCGGCAGCACCGGCCTGCCTTCGGCCGAGCAACTGGCCGAGTCGGTGGCCTTTGCGCCCCAGGACGGTAGCATCTGGCTGTGTGGCCAGCGCATGATGCTGCTGCAAGGCTCGGCTTTTGGTGCCATTCGCCACGAGCTGATCGACGCCCTGGGCCTGGACAAGGCCCGTGGCCTGCTCACCCGCATTGGCTGGCAAGCCGGTGCCCGCGATGCCGCCCAGGTCAGCGAGCAATGGCCCGAGGGCGACCACGCCAGCCTCTATAGCGCAGGCCCGCGCCTGCACATGCTCGAAGGCATGGTCAATGT
It encodes:
- a CDS encoding aldehyde dehydrogenase family protein; this translates as MTPTRPAYQNLHLQPLAGQWRAGSAERSLTVTDPFNQQALLHIPLATRDDLDAAYRGARQVQAEWAAQAPAVRSQVMLAAARIFDERREEIIDWIIRESGSTRIKAQIEWGAARAIILESASLPSRVHGRILASNIPGKESRVYRKPLGVIGVISPWNFPLHLTARSLAPALALGNTVVVKPASDTPVSGGLLLARIFEEAGLPAGALSVVVGAGAEIGDAFVEHPVPAFISFTGSTQVGRTIGRIASGGEHLKHLALELGGNSPFVVLADADLEQAVNAAVVGKFLHQGQICMAVNRIIVEQPLLAAFTERFVERVKALPCGDPSLPGTVIGPVINARQLAGLQEKIATARAEGAQLLTGGQAQGNVLPPHVFGSVTADMDIAHAEIFGPLVGIQAARDAEHALELANRSEYGLSSAVFTASLERGVQFAQQIHAGMTHINDIPVNDEPNAPFGGEKNSGLGRFNGDWAIEEFTTDHWITVQHRPRAYPF